From Drosophila yakuba strain Tai18E2 chromosome 2L, Prin_Dyak_Tai18E2_2.1, whole genome shotgun sequence, one genomic window encodes:
- the LOC6528028 gene encoding protein limb expression 1 homolog: MVYPEEPFWVLPTVTGFYEDRDYRVNVVEALQEFWQMKQSRGAELKNGALVIYESIPSNSQPYICFVTLPGGSCFGSFQNCPTKSEARRSSAKIALMNSVFNEHPSRRISDEFIQKAVQDARTSFKGTSQVNEGTESGIGAFRFMLEANKGRTMLEFQELMTVFQLLHWNGSLKAMRERHCSRQEVVAHYSNRSLDDEMRSQMALDWIAREHDNPGVIRRELVLAERELETFRMAGRELRFPKEKKDILMIAHNQLGGSALNSASIDD; the protein is encoded by the exons ATGGTCTACCCCGAAGAACCTTTTTGGGTTTTACCAACCGTAACTGGATTTTACGAAGATAGAGATTATAGAG TAAATGTCGTTGAAGCCCTTCAAGAGTTTTGGCAAATGAAGCAGTCCCGTGGAGCTGAATTGAAAAATGGAGCTCTTGTGATTTACGAATCGATTCCATCTAATAGCCAGCCATACATTTGTTTCGTAACACTTCCTGGAGGAAGCTGCTTTGGAAGTTTTCAA AACTGTCCAACCAAGTCAGAGGCTCGTCGCAGTTCGGCCAAGATTGCCCTGATGAATTCCGTCTTTAATGAGCATCCTTCGCGTCGAATTAGCGACGAGTTCATTCAGAAAGCTGTTCAAGATGCTCGAACTTCCTTCAAGGGCACATCGCAAGTCAACGAAGGCACAGAGTCGGGCATCGGAGCATTCAG ATTCATGCTGGAGGCAAACAAGGGAAGAACCATGCTGGAGTTCCAAGAGCTCATGACCGTCTTTCAACTGCTCCACTGGAATGGATCGTTGAAGGCAATGCGCGAACGCCACTGCTCCAGGCAGGAAGTGGTGGCCCACTACTCGAACCGGAGCCTGGACGACGAGATGCGGTCGCAGATGGCATTGGACTGGATTGCCAGGGAGCACGACAATCCCGGCGTTATTCGCAGGGAGTTAGTGCTCGCCGAGAGGGAGCTGGAGACTTTTCGCATGGCTGGGCGTGAATTGCGCTTTCCAAAAGAGAAAAAGGATATACTTATGATAGCCCATAATCAGTTGGGCGGCAGTGCCCTTAACTCGGCTTCCATTGATGattaa
- the LOC6528029 gene encoding uncharacterized protein LOC6528029, with the protein MASEELPADLDKLKITQTHRLVKCVKRNPFYDADNGFDPSEAICEGPTTDGAKPRSQHRWKCRPRRKSESCLQDCKQEDSFVPEESFEIVSPLSCTHGVQKQYQKRNGTSKKNIFRPPILKSLYGCEHGKWVVRSGRIVPCKPKEESSDIVGQIADELKSSCTCAFRDVIGECNALLDESKRSTLGNSLHLSRNSSSSKARHSGSALEVPGPSGSAHSHKNDTLGVSAAARSLSAVSLVGATCSQQASYNTASPGNCDDVTIGELASYFDTIVHIPKKMSSMAEMMYI; encoded by the coding sequence ATGGCCTCCGAAGAGCTACCAGCTGATCTGGACAAGTTGAAAATAACACAGACTCATCGTCTCGTCAAATGCGTGAAACGAAATCCATTTTACGATGCAGATAATGGATTCGATCCATCTGAGGCCATTTGCGAAGGCCCCACAACTGATGGCGCCAAACCACGATCACAACATCGTTGGAAATGCAGACCTCGCCGAAAATCCGAGAGTTGTTTGCAGGACTGCAAGCAAGAGGACTCCTTTGTTCCAGAAGAATCCTTCGAGATTGTTAGTCCGTTGAGCTGCACCCACGGCGTCCAGAAGCAATATCAAAAGCGCAATGGCACATCGAAGAAGAACATATTTCGGCCACCCATACTGAAGTCCTTGTACGGCTGCGAGCATGGCAAATGGGTTGTACGAAGCGGTAGGATTGTGCCCTGCAAGCCAAAAGAGGAATCCAGTGATATTGTTGGCCAGATCGCCGACGAACTAAAGTCGAGTTGCACATGCGCATTTCGCGATGTCATTGGCGAATGCAACGCCTTGCTCGACGAATCGAAGAGGAGCACCCTGGGAAACAGCTTGCACTTATCAAGGAACAGCAGTTCGTCCAAGGCGCGTCACTCGGGAAGTGCTTTAGAAGTGCCAGGACCGTCTGGATCCGCACACAGCCATAAGAACGACACCTTGGGAGTTTCTGCCGCCGCAAGATCTCTGTCAGCCGTTTCGCTGGTGGGTGCAACGTGCTCGCAGCAGGCCAGCTACAACACCGCGAGTCCCGGGAACTGCGATGATGTTACCATCGGTGAGCTGGCCAGCTACTTCGACACCATTGTTCATATACCCAAAAAGATGTCGTCTATGGCTGAGAtgatgtatatataa
- the LOC6528030 gene encoding inactive rhomboid protein 1, with translation MSSNGSDLGHNNRRTEKGNPDNVHASMRASMGSTRRKSINFQNQLQLALESNECDVMYCSLSSGRFRAPNGENFPPHGGKLKLSPLEKYDDANRGVPPPSPAPNSDCFATCVANQLPSQSCSVGSIKPDTSVMQKHGMVGNGMVASGMSGNGMAANGANYHQRGVSPNSRYRLERYRDSQSTPQTKLMDNMGGIPSAVPSVSSTRLLLPSNVPLPLSQCENYNAYLGSTVHTPVKRYVPTPPPAMELYSDLSISSSPAGNLPTPAVGAASATTSASALPSQYANMPYNYRSKCCHSEASHGSLSRTSQTYASCSPACTSPSPAPSTSMSMVFSATSSCSPIMTATSSTRSGNHRGDDSDSVIVVPPGGGAMAQIEAENPSGTCLHCNTVRRTTGVHQTTQTTGPISPVPISLPVPMAMPVMTGLNEQMPSQSLESSMVSVQAKRLDGGGNMAVPPGSNQHQLYRSQMASNPRLQHIHHQTQQHQSLQVLPQAQNHHLSCKKRIGMYMRRTTSQFFGVEPSTEAADCALWQGRHRRLAIRCFGMFDTELEYHMQQAIGGANEDAGQSNGANSNYAPDRPDILPVQDALGMDMTMSGDNRRQKCYTNRDFLAGEFVERKASVGYMFVAMVSYLVHMFNKRRPIQMHRVRCPWQWSRSFAPIHVQSHSNQQTDADGCLTDGLEAIIDDEVFFDSPCEITTSAVNDEGSEIGRQAAKPRPCADPSGVGVSVYMAERQQNGWRTSALNSGGNATSDINLTGDQSAHQAGAAHIPLCSSVSSQMQPAMRSSHSTTSTCNRGNRITAQLLDGVLENSRRPPLRCIKYFSVNDLDDRTDHRPFFTYWINTVQVVVLILSIICYGIAPIGIGSEQKTGQVLVTSLSLQTVQHVEQRNLWIGPRNIDLVHMGAKFAACMRRDIKITEVVTKTRRHERETACCIRNDDSGCVQSSQAECSIRGLYPTKSISTWKKWSPSESGPGGRISGSVCGLDPKFCDAPASIAPYEWPDDITKWPICRKTNSFTQRYRYKDHTSEHMVCEVIGHPCCTGLYGECRITTREYCDFIKGYFHEEASLCSQISCLNNVCGMFPFISVETPDQLYRLLTSLCMHAGILHLAITLIFQHLFLADLERLIGTVRTAIVYIMSGFAGNLTSAILVPHRPEVGPSASLSGVVASLIALLVWMHWKYLHKPHIALFKLLLLCSVLVGIGTLPYQLNFLGLLAGVICGCLLTMSLVPFTTFSKYGRKKKINLIWTCVLFHVVVYTAMIVTFYIHPSEFHSISFVDMFSNNNGYDNFTNADHHGVDVVSSNTRYSQTQNSQYYYHHHSDDIIRKSVTFTEKALVSHILYPAAPWKTSAQQWQEVEYSRSFNHLSNYSDRIKKSIGNISKLKQVFTSPIRFSNKNNHSNLMTELTSVHSENKQKYLGYINNTEFNVL, from the exons ATGAGTTCGAATGGAAGTGACCTGGGGCACAATAACAGACGGACTGAAAAAGGCAATCCCGATAATGTCCACGCCTCGATGCGTGCCAGCATGGGTTCCACCCGCCGGAAGTCCATCAACTTTCAGAACCAGCTGCAACTGGCGTTGGAGTCCAACGAGTGCGATGTGATGTACTGCAGCCTGTCGTCGGGTCGCTTTCGCGCTCCTAACGGCGAGAACTTCCCGCCACATGGCGGCAAGCTGAAGTTATCGCCGCTGGAGAAGTACGACGATGCCAATAGGGGCGTGCCACCGCCCTCTCCGGCTCCGAATAGCGATTGCTTTGCCACCTGTGTGGCCAATCAGCTGCCGTCTCAGTCGTGCAGCGTGGGGTCCATCAAGCCGGATACTTCCGTGATGCAGAAGCACGGAATGGTTGGAAACGGAATGGTGGCGAGCGGAATGAGTGGAAACGGAATGGCGGCTAACGGTGCAAATTACCATCAGCGTGGCGTTTCGCCGAATTCAAGGTATCGTTTGGAGCGGTACCGCGACTCGCAGTCAACTCCACAGACAAAACTGATGGATAACATGGGCGGTATACCCTCGGCAGTGCCCTCGGTCTCCTCCACGCGCCTCCTACTGCCTTCCAACGTACCCTTGCCACTCTCGCAGTGCGAGAATTACAATGCCTACCTGGGATCCACGGTGCACACGCCGGTGAAGAGGTACGTTCCCACCCCGCCCCCAGCCATGGAGCTCTACTCGGACCTGAGCATCTCCTCCTCGCCGGCGGGCAATCTGCCCACTCCAGCCGTCGGTGCCGCCTCTGCaaccacatccgcatccgcgcTGCCATCGCAGTACGCCAACATGCCGTACAACTATCGCTCCAAGTGCTGCCACAGTGAAGCCTCGCACGGAAGCCTCAGTCGCACATCGCAGACGTACGCCAGCTGCTCGCCGGCTTGCACTTCGCCATCGCCGGCTCCCTCCACCAGCATGTCGATGGTGTTTTCGGCGACCAGCTCCTGCTCGCCCATCATGACGGCCACGAGCTCGACGAGATCAGGTAACCACAGGGGCGATGACAGTGATTCAGTAATTGTGGTGCCACCCGGCGGCGGTGCCATGGCCCAGATCGAGGCCGAGAATCCGTCGGGTACTTGCCTGCACTGCAATACGGTGCGCCGCACCACAGGAGTTCATCAGACCACACAGACGACGGGACCCATCAGCCCAGTACCCATATCCCTGCCGGTGCCGATGGCCATGCCAGTGATGACCGGTCTGAATGAGCAGATGCCCAGTCAGAGCCTGGAGTCCAGCATGGTATCCGTGCAGGCGAAGCGTCTCGATGGCGGTGGCAACATGGCAGTGCCTCCCGGATCCAATCAGCACCAGCTGTACCGCAGCCAGATGGCCAGCAATCCGCGGCTGCAGCACATCCACCACCAGACGCAGCAGCACCAGTCGCTTCAGGTGCTGCCCCAAGCGCAGAACCACCACTTGTCCTGCAAGAAGCGCATCGGCATGTACATGAGGCGCACCACCTCGCAGTTCTTCGGCGTGGAGCCCAGCACGGAGGCGGCGGACTGTGCCCTGTGGCAGGGACGTCATCGGCGCCTGGCGATTCGCTGCTTTGGCATGTTTGATACGGAACTGGAGTATCACATGCAGCAGGCCATTGGCGGGGCCAACGAGGATGCGGGTCAGAGCAACGGCGCCAATAGCAACTATGCCCCCGATCGCCCGGACATCCTCCCCGTTCAGGATGCCCTTGGCATGGACATGACAATGTCGGGAGACAATAGGCGACAGAAGTGCTACACCAATCGGGATTTCCTGGCCGGCGAGTTCGTGGAGCGCAAGGCATCGGTCGGCTATATGTTTGTGGCCATGGTCAGTTACCTGGTGCACATGTTCAATAAGCGGCGGCCCATCCAGATGCACAGGGTGCGCTGTCCGTGGCAGTGGTCCCGCAGCTTTGCACCCATCCACGTGCAATCGCACAGCAATCAGCAGACGGATGCGGACGGCTGCTTGACGGATGGCCTGGAGGCCATCATTGATGATGAGGTGTTCTTCGACAGTCCCTGCGAGATCACCACCTCTGCGGTGAACGACGAGGGCTCCGAGATTGGCAGACAGGCGGCCAAGCCACGACCGTGTGCGGATCCATCGGGCGTCGGCGTTAGTGTCTACATGGCGGAGAGGCAACAGAACGGCTGGAGAACCTCCGCCCTGAATAGTGGCGGCAATGCCACCAGTGATATTAATCTAACCGGGGATCAGTCCGCGCATCAGGCTGGTGCTGCCCATATACCACTCTGCAGCTCCGTTTCCAGCCAAATGCAGCCCGCCATGCGGAGCTCCCACTCGACCACTTCCACCTGCAATCGGGGCAATCGTATAACTGCCCAGCTGCTCGACGGAGTCCTGGAGAACTCCCGTCGTCCGCCTCTGCGGTGCATTAAGTACTTCTCGGTGAACGACCTGGACGACCGCACCGATCATCGGCCCTTCTTCACCTACTGGATCAACACGGTGCAGGTGGTGGTGCTGATCCTGTCAATCATCTGCTACGGCATCGCACCCATTGGCATCGGATCGGAGCAGAAGACGGGCCAGGTGCTGGTGACCAGCCTCAGCCTGCAGACGGTGCAGCATGTGGAGCAGAGGAACCTCTGGATTGGACCGCGGAACATTGACCTGGTTCACATGGGTGCCAAATTCGCTGCCTGCATGAGAAGAGACATCAAGATCACCGAGGTGGTTACCAAGACGCGGCGACACGAAAGGGAAACGGCCTGCTGCATTCGCAACGATGACTCCGGCTGCGTCCAGAGCTCCCAGGCGGAGTGCTCCATCCGAGGGCTCTACCCAACG AAATCCATATCTACGTGGAAGAAATGGTCGCCCAGCGAGTCCGGACCGGGAGGAAGGATCTCCGGGTCCGTTTGCGGACTGGATCCCAAGTTTTGCGATGCTCCAGCATCGATAGCTCCCTACGAGTGGCCCGATGACATTACCAAGTGGCCGATCTGCCGGAAAACCAACTCGTTTACCCAGCGATATCGCTACAAGGATCACACCTCGGAGCACATGGTGTGCGAGGTGATTGGCCATCCGTGCTGCACGGGCTTATATGGAGAGTGCCGGATAACGACGAGGGAGTACTGCGACTTCATCAAGGGTTATTTCCATGAGGAGGCATCCTTGTGCTCTCAG ATATCGTGCCTAAACAATGTATGCGGAATGTTTCCATTCATCTCCGTGGAGACTCCGGATCAGCTATACCGATTGCTCACATCGCTCTGCATGCACGCGGGCATTTTGCATCTGGCCATCACCCTTATATTCCAGCACCTCTTCCTGGCCGATCTGGAGCGACTGATCGGCACCGTTCGTACGGCCATCGTCTATATAATGTCGGGCTTTGCTGGGAATCTAACGAGCGCCATACTGGTGCCCCATCGACCAGAG GTTGGACCCTCCGCATCGCTGAGTGGCGTGGTGGCCTCGCTTATTGCCCTGCTGGTTTGGATGCACTGGAAGTATCTGCACAAGCCGCACATCGCGCTCTTcaagctgctgctcctgtgcAGCGTGTTGGTCGGAATCGGAACACTGCCTTACCAGCTCAACTTCCTGGGTCTGCTGGCTGGAGTGATTTGTGGCTGCCTTTTAACCATGTCCCTAGTGCCATTTACCACGTTCTCCAAGTACGGACGCAAGAAGAAG ATAAACCTCATTTGGACCTGCGTTTTGTTCCACGTTGTCGTGTACACCGCAATGATTGTTACCTTCTACATTCATCCCAGCGAATTCCACTCCATTAGCTTTGTAGATATgttcagcaacaacaacggatATGACAATTTCACCAATGCGGATCACCATGGCGTCGATGTTGTGAGCAGCAACACCCGATACTCGCAGACACAGAACTCCCAATACTACTATCATCATCACTCGGACGACATCATAAGGAAGAGCGTAACCTTCACTGAGAAAGCTCTTGTTTCG CACATTTTATATCCCGCTGCGCCGTGGAAAacgagcgcccaacaatgGCAGGAAGTAGAGTATAGTCGTTCGTTTAATCACCTTTCGAACTATAGTGATCGAATTAAGAAGAGTATTGGAAATATATCAAAGCTTAAGCAAGTGTTCACTTCACCCATTAGATTCTCGAACAAGAACAACCACTCTAATCTTATGACTGAATTAACATCGGTGCACTCCGAGAATAAACAGAAATATTTAGGTTACATCAATAATACTGAATTTAACGtcctttaa